DNA from Synechococcus elongatus PCC 6301:
CTCGCTAATTTCAACTGCTGAATTTGAGGCAGGATGGCACGAATGCGATCGGGAGCCAAACTGGGATCAGGCCAGAAACTTGGTCGCCAGTTGACATCCAAGAGAACGGTCATTCCCTGCTGATTGGCCCAAGTCAGCGCTTGCTGCGCCGCGATCGCACTACTGGGATAAGCCAGCGGAATCGTGCCTAAGCAGAGCACTTTGGCCAAACGAAACCAAGCCTGCGGCAACTGCTCCGCTTGCAGTTCCGTATCCGCAAATTGATCGCAAGCGATCGCGCCAAACCCTCCGAACTGGCGATCGCCCTGAGCGGTTCGCAGCACTTGCACCTGTCGGGTCGGCAGGCGGGGATGCCGCTGCACCGCCGCGATCGCCACGCCATTGTCTTGGAGAACTTGAAAGAGGCGATCGCCTTCAGGATCAGAACCGAGGCAGGTAATCAGTCCCGACTGAACACCAAGCTTGACTAGCGCCGTTGCAACATTGGCGGGAGCACCCCCCGGCCAAGGTGTCCAACTTTGCACCTGTTCCGCCGGAAGATCGCGATCGTTGGCCAAACAATCCCAGAGCATTTCTCCCAGACAGATGACCGTTGGCGCTTGGGCTGTCATCCCCGCTTCCCCCGTGGATCTTTCGCTTCACCCTAGCGAGTCTGCCAACGGAATCGAACGACCCACAAAAAGTGTAGGAAGCGTAGCGATCGCCACAAATATTTACAGAATATTGGCTAAGCTGTGGGCGCAGTCCGCGGAGGGCCTTGCCAATGGCCTTAGTTCGACAAGTTGAAGTTCTTCCCGTCGAAAGCTTTCGTAGCGGTACTGCTCAGTTTTTTGCGCCCCAAACCTGCGATCAAACCATGGTGGTTGAGCTCGGTGCAGAGCAGGTGGAAGACTTATTTGTCCATCACTTCCAAACCGACCAACTAATGGTGCTACAGGGTCAGTTCGTTCTAGTCGTGCTAGAAAATCGGCGCTATCGCTATCTACCCCTGAGCGATCCCAAACGGGAAGTGGTGCGGATTCCGCCGGGGATTCCCCACGGAGCAGTCAATCTCAGTGGCGAACCTTGCCTACTAGTCAATGCGGTTATTCGCCATGGGGAACCGTGCGATCGCGATTATCGACCGCTGCAGCCTCCCCTGCCCTACGACTGGGCAGCCATTCAGCAGGCATTGCAGAGCCTGCGATCGCCGCGCCAGCCGCAACCACTACCTAGACAAAGGAATCGAGATCAAGGGACTTCAGGCCACCTTGCTCAATCTGGCGCATCACATTCGTAAGCTGCCACCAAACCAGCCCTGCCGTCAGCACTGTCAGCGGTAGGGCGATCGCGGCAGCAAACCAAGCCGGAAATCCAAAAATTTGCATACCAGCAGCCAAGAACAAGCCGACGCCGATCACCATGGCCAGATAGGGCAAACGCAGTTCAACACCCCGCAGAGCGGAGAGTGGCGTCTCTGGGTCAACCAACCATTGCCGGACCAACTGCTTGAGGATTGCAGCAAAGGCAGAACCACTGGTGACCGCAGCCAAAAACCCTGCAATCAGCAGAAAGTAGGGGGGCTGATCTGGAAAGTAGTACAAGCAGACCTCAGAGATGCAACGGCTTTGATCCTAGCGGCTTAGATGAGCTTGACAGCGCGCAGGCCGAACAGCAGCGCGATCGCAGTAAAAATGCCACCGCCAAGAACCAAGCCAAAAAAGACTGCGCCCATAATTTCAGTTCTGAACTTGCACGCTCTTTATTGAAGCAGAAGCAGCGCCCAGCACCTATGAATCGGGCTCAGCCTCAGGTTCAGCGATAGCCGCTTTGAGCTGGTTGTAGAGCGCCTTGAACTGTTTCTGGCGCAGGTTGTGATTCACGATCGGGGCAGGATAGCCTCGGCGTCCAATCGGCGTGATCTCCCCACTGATCAAGTCCTTGGGATGGACATGGCGCAGTTCTGGCAGCCAACGTTTGATGTAGGTCGCCGTGGCATCAAACTTCTTGGCCTGACTAGCAGGATTGAAAATCCGCAGCGGTTTGGGATCCATGCCACTGGAAGCGCTCCACTGCCAACCGCCGTTATTTGCAGCCAGATCGCCATCGACCAAGTGCTGCATAAAGAACTGCTCCCCACGCCGCCAGTCGATGATCAAATCCTTGGTCAAAAAGCTGGCAACAATCATCCAGCAACGGTTGTGCATCCAGCCGGTTTCAGTCAGTTGGCGCATCGCTGCATCAACAATCGGATAGCCCGTTTGCGCCTGGGTCCAAGCCGTGAACAGAGCCTCGCGATTTTCCCAAGGGAATTGCTGCCAGAGCGAGCGATAGGGACCATCGGCCAGGCTCGGGAAATGGTAGAGCGCATGCTGATAGAACTCCCGCCAAGCGAGTTCCTGCTGCCAAACGCGAATGCTGTTGCGGGCTTCGTCGCTGCGGCTGAGGGCATGGGCTGCACTGGCAGCCCGCCAAGCCTGACGAATACCGATCGCCCCGAATTTCAAAGCGGGACTCAAGCCCGAGGTTCCTGCTTCCGCCGGAAAATTGCGCTGGGGATCGTAGTCGGCGATCGCGCGATCGCAAAATTCTTGAAGACGGGCGATCGCCGCTGTTTCCCCCGGCTCCACTGGAAAACCCCCGTCCCAGTCAAAGCCAAGCTGCTTCAGGGTCGGTAGTTCCGACAACAGCAGAGGTGCGATCGCAGTTAGTTGCTCTGGTGAGAGATCGACCAGTTCTGTCGGTGTGGCAACCGGCGTGGGCTTGGGCTGAGCCTGCCAATTTTTCCAAAACGGCCCGTAGACGCTGTAGGGATTACCGCTGCCGCTGAGGATTTGATCGGGGCTATGGAGCAGTTGATCCCAGAGTTGAACAGCCCGAATGCCTGCCGTTTTCAGAGCGGCTGCGACCTGCCCATCGCGATCGCGGCCGTAGGGTTCAATGTCTTGGTTCCAATAAACTGCTTCCGCCTGAAGCTGCTGCGCCAGTTGCGGGATCAGGTGTTGTGGATCCCCTTGGAGCAATAGCAGCCGACTGCCCGCCTGTTGATAACGCTGCTGGAGTTCCTGTAGGCAGCCCTGCAGGTAGGCAACCCGTGCTGGCGCCATGTCAGCACTCTGGAGAATCTGAGGGTCGAGGCAAAACAGACCGATCAGCTGCGCTGATTGTGCCCGCGCCGCCGCCAGACCAATGTTGTCGCTGAGGCGCAGGTCACGCCGGTGCCAAAACAGAATCGGAGCCGCCACAGCTGCCTCGGAAATAAGCCTTGGCTATTCTAGAAGGCTGATTTACTGGAGCCGCGATCGCAGCTTGCTGGTTCAGCCCTAAAGCTGGATCACCACTTGATTCTCAACCACGGTTTCCAGGGTCAGCAGATCTTCAATCGTCACCCGCAAAAAACGATCGCGATCAACCCAGAACTGGAGCCGTAGACGGTCAACCCCCGGATCGCCGGGTGGATCAAGTCGGGCGATCGTGCGGGCGGTTTCGCTATCATTCAGCGCCTTTGCTGCCGTGCGATCGGGCCCAATCCGGCGCGTAATCAGGCGATCGCCATCAAAGAAAATCTCCGTCGCGCCGCGATCCTGACTCAGTTCACCGAGGACTAATTCCATGCTGGGTTGTTGCGCCACCGAAGCCCCCAGCACTAGCTCGACCGGTTCCGCCATCGGGTAGGCTTGGCCGGGCGGAATCAGTGGATGCCAATCATGGCGCTGACTGCGATGGTTCCAGTAGCGAATGCCGTAGCTGTGATAGAGAAAATCGCGGACTTCTAGCCCTTGCGCCAGTTGCAAAGCACCGCAAGCTACCGCCTCAAAGGGGCGATCGCAGCGAATCTTTTCAGTCGGGAAATAACCCGCCAGCCAGTCTTGCACAGCAGGAATTTGGGCGCTGCCACCGACCATCAGAACAGCTGCAATCGCATCAGGATTAATGCCTTGGCGGCGACCTTGCTGGAGGACTGATTCGAGCAATTCATCCAGTTGTTCAGAGAAGCCGCGATCGTGCAGAATCTGCTGAAATTGCGAGCGATCAAGCTGTAGTTGTAGGCTTTGCAGCGTTTCGTCATCAAAGTAGACTTCGCTCGCCTCAGGCGTTGTCGAAAGCTGGATTTTGATCCGCTCCGCTAAGCGCGTCAGGACACGCGTTGGAGCCGTATTCAGTTGTTTCGCAAAGTAGTCGGTCAGCCAGTCATCGAGATCATTGCCGCCAAGGTTTCGACCTGCTTTTGCTAGCACCCGCGCCAGTTGCGGGCGCTGACCGCTGTTGTCGCCAAAAGATTGGTCGCCCCATTTGAGGATGAAACCCAAGGGCGATCGCACCTTGGAGGTAGTCTGTCCCAACTCAATTAAGGCGAGATCGAGGGTGCCACCGCCAAAGTCAAAGACCAGAATGGGCGACTGCTGCTCGACACCGTAGCCCAGCGCTGCCGCCGTTGGTTCGTCAATCAAGCGGACGCGATCGACCGGCCACTGTTGTGCCACGCGACTCAGCCACAGCCGATAGTTCTCAAAGCTATCGACGGGCACCGTCAGCACGAGGTCAGCGCCGTCGCGATCGCCCGGTTCTAAAGCAGCAATCACTGTGTCCAAAAACCACTGGCCGACCTGTTCAAAGTCAGGGCAGACACCATCTAAATCCGGCAGAAAGCCCGTAACTTCTGCCCCAATCCCGCGCTTAAAACTGCGAAAAAAACGGGAATCCTGCGGGCGATCGCGCCCTTGATCGCGCACAGCTTGCCCTGCGAGCAAACGGGGCATCGTCGCTTCTTCGACGTAGAGCAGACTGGGAATCAGTGGTGGGGTTTGGGAGCCCCGCTGACTGAGATTGGTCAGCGACAGCAATTCCGGCGATTGCGTTTCTGTATTCCAACGCGCCACCACAGTATTACTGGTGCCGAAATCCAGCGCGATCGCCACGCGAAACCACCCTTGCTGTCTGTGCTTTCAGTTTACGAAAGCCCTGGGATCGCCCTCACTCGTTTCAGGACAAACGATCGACTTCCGCCCGCTGGATCAAGCGATCGCGCCAACGATACCCCGGTCGCCAAATCACAACGCGATCGCCTGGCTCGGCCTGACCCTCGCGCAGCAATTGCCAACTGGGATCAAAGGCGAACTCCTGGCCGATCGTCCCGAGGGTTTCAACTTGCCAGTCTTTCAACAACTGCTCCAGCGGTTGCAGCAAGGGCAACAGTCGCTCTGCGGGTAAATCCGATCGCTGTTGAGCAGCCCAAGCGGCGCGGGGCCAGTTCAATAGCCACGGCTCCAAGCGATGCAGCCCATCCTGCTCAAAGGTTTCGCGATCGCTGGTTGAAGCGATCGGGGCAGGAGTCTGGCGGGCTGATTCCGGCTCGACTAACTTGGCAACATCGATCTGAAGGACAGCCGCGATCGCCGCTAATTGTTTCCAAGTGAGTGAGTCGCCTTGACCTTGTCGCAGGCGCTGCAAGACTCGCTCAGAGACGCCACTTTGCTGAGCGAGCGATCGCCAACTGGTGAGGCCTTGTGCCTGCATCCACTGCCGCAACTGGGCTTCCATCGGGAACTAGCTTTCCAGCAGACTGCGCAGCATCCAAGCATTTTTCT
Protein-coding regions in this window:
- a CDS encoding carbohydrate kinase family protein, whose product is MTAQAPTVICLGEMLWDCLANDRDLPAEQVQSWTPWPGGAPANVATALVKLGVQSGLITCLGSDPEGDRLFQVLQDNGVAIAAVQRHPRLPTRQVQVLRTAQGDRQFGGFGAIACDQFADTELQAEQLPQAWFRLAKVLCLGTIPLAYPSSAIAAQQALTWANQQGMTVLLDVNWRPSFWPDPSLAPDRIRAILPQIQQLKLAREEAEWLFDTVDPATIQARQPQLQAVLITDGDRGCHYWVAGWQGHCPSFPVKAIDTTGAGDAFVAAWLAQNTQMDFQWTSAEQVQTAIRWASAAGALTTLNPGAIAAQPTSDAIQSLLSKT
- a CDS encoding cupin domain-containing protein, which produces MALVRQVEVLPVESFRSGTAQFFAPQTCDQTMVVELGAEQVEDLFVHHFQTDQLMVLQGQFVLVVLENRRYRYLPLSDPKREVVRIPPGIPHGAVNLSGEPCLLVNAVIRHGEPCDRDYRPLQPPLPYDWAAIQQALQSLRSPRQPQPLPRQRNRDQGTSGHLAQSGASHS
- the petL gene encoding cytochrome b6-f complex subunit PetL; translation: MGAVFFGLVLGGGIFTAIALLFGLRAVKLI
- a CDS encoding deoxyribodipyrimidine photo-lyase, 8-HDF type, with amino-acid sequence MAAPILFWHRRDLRLSDNIGLAAARAQSAQLIGLFCLDPQILQSADMAPARVAYLQGCLQELQQRYQQAGSRLLLLQGDPQHLIPQLAQQLQAEAVYWNQDIEPYGRDRDGQVAAALKTAGIRAVQLWDQLLHSPDQILSGSGNPYSVYGPFWKNWQAQPKPTPVATPTELVDLSPEQLTAIAPLLLSELPTLKQLGFDWDGGFPVEPGETAAIARLQEFCDRAIADYDPQRNFPAEAGTSGLSPALKFGAIGIRQAWRAASAAHALSRSDEARNSIRVWQQELAWREFYQHALYHFPSLADGPYRSLWQQFPWENREALFTAWTQAQTGYPIVDAAMRQLTETGWMHNRCWMIVASFLTKDLIIDWRRGEQFFMQHLVDGDLAANNGGWQWSASSGMDPKPLRIFNPASQAKKFDATATYIKRWLPELRHVHPKDLISGEITPIGRRGYPAPIVNHNLRQKQFKALYNQLKAAIAEPEAEPDS
- a CDS encoding Hsp70 family protein is translated as MAIALDFGTSNTVVARWNTETQSPELLSLTNLSQRGSQTPPLIPSLLYVEEATMPRLLAGQAVRDQGRDRPQDSRFFRSFKRGIGAEVTGFLPDLDGVCPDFEQVGQWFLDTVIAALEPGDRDGADLVLTVPVDSFENYRLWLSRVAQQWPVDRVRLIDEPTAAALGYGVEQQSPILVFDFGGGTLDLALIELGQTTSKVRSPLGFILKWGDQSFGDNSGQRPQLARVLAKAGRNLGGNDLDDWLTDYFAKQLNTAPTRVLTRLAERIKIQLSTTPEASEVYFDDETLQSLQLQLDRSQFQQILHDRGFSEQLDELLESVLQQGRRQGINPDAIAAVLMVGGSAQIPAVQDWLAGYFPTEKIRCDRPFEAVACGALQLAQGLEVRDFLYHSYGIRYWNHRSQRHDWHPLIPPGQAYPMAEPVELVLGASVAQQPSMELVLGELSQDRGATEIFFDGDRLITRRIGPDRTAAKALNDSETARTIARLDPPGDPGVDRLRLQFWVDRDRFLRVTIEDLLTLETVVENQVVIQL
- a CDS encoding helix-turn-helix domain-containing protein; translated protein: MEAQLRQWMQAQGLTSWRSLAQQSGVSERVLQRLRQGQGDSLTWKQLAAIAAVLQIDVAKLVEPESARQTPAPIASTSDRETFEQDGLHRLEPWLLNWPRAAWAAQQRSDLPAERLLPLLQPLEQLLKDWQVETLGTIGQEFAFDPSWQLLREGQAEPGDRVVIWRPGYRWRDRLIQRAEVDRLS